The DNA segment CTCTTTCAAGGCCTCTTTTCTTTTTTCGGCTGATTCTCTTTTTCTTGCACCCATGTTATTTTTCTTTTTTACTTTATTAGTTTTTAAAATTCCCAAGGAGGTTTAATTATTTTTTGTTACCTCCGTGTCCACGGAAGATACGAGTTGGAGCAAATTCTCCAAGTTTGTGTCCTACCATGTTCTCTGTTACATATACGGGAATAAACTTATTACCATTGTGAACGGCGAAAGTGTGTCCTACGAAATCGGGAGAAATCATAGATGCACGTGACCAAGTTTTGATTACCGATTTTTTTCCGGTAGCCTCCATTGCGTCAACTTTCTTTTGAAGTTTCACACTGATAAATGGTCCTTTTTTTAATGAACGACTCATAGTTATTAATTATTCAAATCAAATTATTTCTTTCTTCTTTCTATAATATATTGTGAAGAAGCCTTTTTAGGAGCTCTTGTTTTAAGACCTTTTGCGTAAAGACCTTTACGTGAACGAGGATGTCCTCCTGATGCACGTCCTTCACCTCCACCCATGGGGTGATCAACGGGGTTCATAACAACACCACGGTTGCGTGGACGACGTCCTAACCAGCGTGAACGACCTGCTTTTCCTGATTGCTCAAGTGCGTGGTCTGAGTTTCCTACTGTACCGATAGTTGCTTTACATGCTGAAAGTATCTTACGTGTCTCTCCTGAAGGCAATTTGATAATTGCATATTTTCCTTCTCTCGAAGTTAATTGTGCAAATACTCCTGCCGAACGTACCAACGCTGCTCCTTGTCCAGGACGCAACTCAATGTTGTGAATTACTGTTCCGACTGGTATATCAGAAAGGAATAGTGCATTTCCTACTTCAGGTGCTGCTTTCTCTCCTGACATTACTGTCATTCCTACTTCAAGACCATTGGGCGCAATTATGTAGCGCTTCTCTCCATCAACATAATAAAGAAGTGCAATGCGAGATGAACGGTTTGGGTCATACTCGATTGTCTTTACTGTTGCGGGTACACCGTCTTTATTTCTCTTGAAATCGATAAGTCTGTACTTACGTTTGTGTCCGCCTCCGATGTAACGCATCGTTAGATGTCCTTCGTTGTTGCGTCCACCAGTACTTTTTTTACCGACTACAAGTGATTTTTCTGGTGCGGTAGCAGTGATTTTATCAAACGCACCAATAATCTTGTGTCTTTGCCCCGGTGTTGTGGGCTTCAATTTACGTACTGCCATTTGTTTAATTAAATATTGCTAAAAAAATCTATTGTATCTCCTTCTTTCAATGTAACTAATGCTTTTTTGTATGAAGCAGTTTTACCTTCGATAAGACCTGATTTTGTATAACGGCTTTTGTTTTTACCTTTATAGTTCATTGTGTTTACCGAAACTACTGTTACATTGTACATCTCTTCCACAGCTTTTTTAATCTGTGATTTGTTAGCATCGGGACTTACACGAAATCCAAAACGGTTGTATTTCTCCGAAATGCTGGTCATTTTTTCCGTTACTATCGGTTTAATTATTATTGCCATTTTCGTGCCTCCTTCTATTAAAATTCATTAATTAATGCCACTGAACTCTCAAACATTACTAA comes from the Bacteroidales bacterium genome and includes:
- the rpsS gene encoding 30S ribosomal protein S19, which gives rise to MSRSLKKGPFISVKLQKKVDAMEATGKKSVIKTWSRASMISPDFVGHTFAVHNGNKFIPVYVTENMVGHKLGEFAPTRIFRGHGGNKK
- the rplB gene encoding 50S ribosomal protein L2, with the translated sequence MAVRKLKPTTPGQRHKIIGAFDKITATAPEKSLVVGKKSTGGRNNEGHLTMRYIGGGHKRKYRLIDFKRNKDGVPATVKTIEYDPNRSSRIALLYYVDGEKRYIIAPNGLEVGMTVMSGEKAAPEVGNALFLSDIPVGTVIHNIELRPGQGAALVRSAGVFAQLTSREGKYAIIKLPSGETRKILSACKATIGTVGNSDHALEQSGKAGRSRWLGRRPRNRGVVMNPVDHPMGGGEGRASGGHPRSRKGLYAKGLKTRAPKKASSQYIIERRKK
- the rplW gene encoding 50S ribosomal protein L23, which codes for MAIIIKPIVTEKMTSISEKYNRFGFRVSPDANKSQIKKAVEEMYNVTVVSVNTMNYKGKNKSRYTKSGLIEGKTASYKKALVTLKEGDTIDFFSNI